A window from Corynebacterium accolens encodes these proteins:
- a CDS encoding YhgE/Pip family protein — MSRAADSGHGAEDTAAMPSISGEGNKGRGVLGWHRLLDWRPRSALSRVLIVFFLVAPIIVAGTMMWAMWDPSKYMRNIDLAVVNEDAGVDKQGKHTNYGDQVVEGLLETDYLKFSEVNKDDGEEGLVKGKYLMVVTIPKNFSEQAVTIISDKPEKPEINFATNDYYGTNGSVISSSLIPQVQTSVENAISKKYADQVIEGLTKLSDGLGNAADGAGRLDEGAGKLQEGGGRAVEGINKLDNGAGTLNNGTAELLNGTTRLNDGVVRLNDGAGKLSDGAARLDDGASRLADGSDKLLAGTGRLADGAGQIDAGVNQLTGMLIPVLKQAQAVVPGLTQLVDILRGLGMTQQADQLYSLVSRLDPASSGNMVGQLEKLSAGTGQLHYNLSDPQSEYLGGLTSLNGGAXRLSDGIKELRGGVGKLSDGTSQLQDGAXRLQDGASRLHDGTGALKEGTGRLAEGGAELKGGLDRLQEGSGELSTKLAEGAAKAPTISRPEDSAQNIAVPINFTASNVHPVQTVVNPADPTEKNITGGASMLFVLVFGFLVMLLLAMTLPYYMARRGARVTSPARSVFDAFAALTGLNFVILAFMALMSSTLGWQPASWSMIALVLAAISAVGAATYQFFLITFGRKIGSIFAAGAFALGGMVFGGVWPVLAIPRALSLLHPFHPMSYAKDAFTRATDGIHDGTFWSSIIILFSITVGAVVASYLVFRARHLGTAKILDEHHSILRSPMPA, encoded by the coding sequence ATGAGTCGTGCGGCCGATAGCGGTCACGGTGCCGAGGACACCGCAGCGATGCCTTCGATAAGCGGCGAGGGGAACAAGGGTCGGGGAGTGCTGGGCTGGCACCGCCTTCTGGATTGGCGCCCGCGCAGCGCTTTGTCGCGGGTGCTTATCGTATTCTTCCTCGTTGCGCCCATCATCGTGGCCGGAACCATGATGTGGGCCATGTGGGATCCATCCAAGTACATGCGCAATATTGACCTCGCAGTGGTCAATGAAGACGCGGGCGTGGACAAGCAGGGCAAGCACACCAACTATGGCGACCAGGTGGTCGAGGGCTTGCTAGAGACTGACTACCTCAAATTCTCTGAGGTCAACAAGGACGACGGCGAAGAGGGCTTGGTCAAGGGCAAGTACTTGATGGTCGTGACGATTCCGAAGAACTTTTCCGAGCAGGCCGTGACCATCATCAGCGATAAGCCCGAAAAACCGGAGATCAACTTCGCTACGAATGACTATTACGGCACGAATGGCTCGGTGATTTCCTCCAGCCTCATTCCGCAGGTGCAAACGAGCGTGGAAAACGCCATTTCCAAAAAGTACGCCGACCAGGTTATTGAGGGACTTACTAAGTTGAGCGACGGCCTGGGCAATGCCGCGGACGGCGCGGGGCGCCTTGATGAGGGCGCTGGAAAGCTGCAAGAGGGCGGCGGGCGCGCGGTTGAGGGCATCAACAAGCTCGACAACGGTGCGGGCACGCTCAATAACGGCACGGCCGAGCTCCTCAACGGAACGACGCGGCTCAATGACGGCGTCGTGCGGTTGAATGATGGTGCGGGCAAGCTTAGTGATGGCGCAGCGCGCCTCGATGACGGCGCCTCCCGGCTTGCCGATGGCTCCGACAAGCTCCTTGCCGGTACCGGCCGCCTTGCCGATGGTGCAGGCCAGATCGACGCCGGGGTCAATCAGCTCACCGGCATGCTCATCCCCGTGCTGAAGCAAGCCCAAGCCGTGGTTCCTGGCCTTACCCAGCTGGTAGACATCCTGCGCGGGCTCGGCATGACCCAGCAAGCGGATCAGCTCTACTCGTTGGTATCCAGGCTCGATCCCGCCTCTAGTGGAAATATGGTGGGGCAGCTGGAGAAGCTTTCCGCAGGCACCGGGCAGCTGCACTACAACCTGTCCGACCCGCAGTCGGAATACCTCGGCGGGCTGACCTCACTGAACGGCGGKGCGCMCCGCCTATCCGATGGCATCAAGGAGCTGCGCGGCGGAGTTGGCAAGCTCAGTGACGGTACCTCGCAGCTGCAGGACGGTGCGMCCCGCCTGCAGGATGGCGCCTCTCGTCTCCACGATGGCACGGGCGCGCTCAAGGAGGGCACCGGCCGCCTGGCTGAAGGCGGAGCCGAGCTCAAGGGCGGCTTGGACCGCCTCCAGGAAGGCTCCGGCGAGCTATCCACGAAGCTTGCCGAAGGCGCCGCCAAGGCACCTACCATTTCCCGCCCAGAGGATTCCGCGCAAAATATCGCAGTACCCATTAACTTCACCGCATCCAATGTCCACCCCGTGCAGACGGTGGTCAACCCAGCGGACCCGACCGAAAAGAATATTACCGGCGGCGCCTCCATGCTCTTCGTGCTCGTATTTGGCTTCCTCGTCATGCTGCTCTTGGCGATGACGCTGCCGTACTACATGGCGCGCCGGGGAGCCCGCGTCACCAGCCCGGCCCGCAGCGTATTCGACGCCTTTGCCGCGCTGACCGGCCTGAACTTCGTCATACTGGCGTTTATGGCCCTGATGTCTTCCACCTTGGGGTGGCAGCCGGCAAGCTGGTCCATGATTGCGCTCGTACTCGCCGCGATTTCCGCCGTGGGTGCGGCGACCTACCAGTTCTTCCTGATTACCTTCGGGCGCAAGATCGGTTCGATCTTTGCCGCCGGCGCGTTCGCCCTGGGCGGGATGGTCTTTGGCGGGGTCTGGCCGGTCCTGGCGATTCCGCGCGCGCTCAGCCTGCTGCACCCTTTCCACCCGATGTCCTACGCCAAGGACGCGTTCACCCGCGCCACCGACGGCATTCATGATGGCACCTTCTGGAGCAGCATCATTATCCTCTTTAGCATCACGGTGGGTGCCGTGGTGGCGTCGTACTTGGTCTTCCGGGCGCGGCACCTGGGCACGGCAAAGATCCTCGATGAGCACCACTCCATCCTCCGCTCGCCCATGCCTGCCTAA
- the rplS gene encoding 50S ribosomal protein L19, protein MTNIIDKVDAAQLRDDIPSFRPGDTLDVNVKVIEGNNERAQLFKGICIRRQGSGIRETFTVRKVSFGIGVERTFPVHSPNLESIKVSRRGRVRRAKLYYLRDLRGKKARIKERR, encoded by the coding sequence ATGACCAACATTATCGACAAGGTCGATGCAGCACAGCTGCGCGACGACATCCCGTCCTTCCGCCCCGGCGATACACTCGACGTCAACGTCAAGGTTATTGAGGGTAACAACGAGCGTGCACAGCTCTTCAAGGGCATCTGCATCCGCCGCCAGGGCTCCGGTATCCGCGAGACCTTCACCGTGCGTAAGGTTTCCTTCGGTATCGGCGTAGAGCGTACCTTCCCGGTTCACTCCCCGAACCTCGAGTCCATCAAGGTCTCCCGCCGCGGCCGCGTTCGCCGTGCGAAGCTGTACTACCTGCGCGATCTGCGCGGCAAGAAGGCTCGCATCAAGGAGCGTCGCTAG
- the lepB gene encoding signal peptidase I, translating into MPWWLETLVVVVSVLVVVGLFQNFIGRQYVIPSGSMEPTLHGCEGCTNDRIFTEKVSYYGDKGPEPGDVVVFKGTDDWNGSYVSPRSSNAVIHGIQDALSFISLAPPDENTLVKRVIATGGQTVSCQEGDPAVMVDGKPIKQDYVQDPPTYPVDESTGSEACGGPYFGPVKVPEDNIWVMGDNRTASADSRYHMGDNFHGTIPVDNVRGKVQFVFWPFNRIGGVDDPDIQS; encoded by the coding sequence ATGCCGTGGTGGCTGGAGACTCTCGTGGTCGTCGTCTCCGTGCTGGTGGTCGTGGGGCTATTCCAAAACTTCATCGGCCGCCAATACGTGATTCCCTCAGGATCCATGGAGCCGACGCTGCATGGCTGTGAGGGATGCACGAATGACCGCATCTTTACAGAAAAGGTCTCTTACTACGGCGATAAGGGCCCAGAGCCAGGCGATGTCGTGGTCTTTAAGGGCACCGACGACTGGAACGGGAGTTACGTCTCCCCGCGCTCATCCAATGCCGTCATTCACGGCATTCAGGATGCGCTGAGCTTTATCTCCTTGGCGCCACCAGATGAAAATACCCTGGTCAAGCGCGTTATCGCCACCGGCGGACAGACGGTGTCCTGCCAAGAGGGCGATCCCGCCGTCATGGTGGATGGCAAGCCCATCAAGCAGGACTACGTGCAGGATCCGCCGACCTACCCAGTGGATGAATCGACCGGATCGGAAGCCTGCGGTGGCCCGTATTTCGGCCCAGTGAAGGTGCCTGAGGATAATATCTGGGTCATGGGGGATAACCGCACCGCGTCTGCCGATTCGCGCTACCACATGGGCGATAACTTCCACGGCACGATCCCCGTAGATAACGTGCGCGGAAAGGTGCAGTTCGTATTCTGGCCGTTCAACCGCATTGGTGGGGTCGATGACCCAGACATCCAAAGCTAA
- the lepB gene encoding signal peptidase I yields MTQTSKAKPQQQRLRTRDFLAPVIGGFVLLVLLQAFVGRMYVIPSASMEPTLHGCTGCDNDRIAVQKMSYYFHDPDPGDVVVFEGPESWNTEFEVQRSDNVLVRGAQNALASVGLLPNGENILVKRVIATEGQTVKCEEGDSAVMVDGAPIDQSFTLDPPEIPVDPSSGSQACGGQYFGPVTVPEGNMWVMGDNRTNSLDSRAHIGDHLQGTVPVDNVRGKVEAVILPVSRFGGIDDPDIQDAAA; encoded by the coding sequence ATGACCCAGACATCCAAAGCTAAACCACAGCAACAGCGCCTGCGCACGCGCGATTTCCTTGCGCCGGTCATAGGCGGCTTCGTGCTCCTAGTTTTATTGCAGGCATTCGTCGGCCGGATGTATGTCATCCCCTCCGCGTCGATGGAACCCACGCTGCATGGTTGTACCGGCTGCGATAATGACCGCATCGCGGTGCAGAAGATGAGCTATTACTTCCACGACCCGGACCCGGGCGATGTCGTGGTATTTGAAGGACCTGAGTCCTGGAATACGGAATTTGAGGTGCAGCGCTCCGATAACGTGCTTGTGCGCGGCGCCCAAAACGCCTTGGCGTCGGTGGGGCTTTTGCCCAATGGGGAAAATATCCTAGTCAAGCGCGTTATCGCTACCGAGGGTCAGACGGTCAAGTGCGAGGAGGGCGATTCCGCGGTGATGGTGGATGGTGCACCGATAGACCAGAGCTTCACGTTGGATCCGCCCGAGATCCCGGTCGATCCCAGCTCCGGCTCGCAGGCTTGCGGTGGCCAGTACTTTGGCCCCGTGACCGTCCCAGAAGGCAATATGTGGGTCATGGGGGATAACCGCACCAATTCCCTGGACTCTCGCGCGCACATAGGCGATCACCTGCAAGGCACCGTACCGGTGGACAACGTGCGCGGCAAGGTAGAAGCCGTGATCCTGCCCGTATCGCGCTTTGGCGGCATCGACGATCCGGATATCCAGGATGCGGCGGCTTAA
- a CDS encoding ribonuclease HII encodes MSRMRRLKQQRTFEVALARAGLGPVAGVDEAGRGACCGPVTVAACILPERIVSELDTLTDSKKLTPRQREKLFPIIKDKAVDWSVVHIGAGDIDKRGIQHANTSGMRRAIARLEQRPGYVLSDALFIPGLTQPHLPIIGGDAAARCIAAASVLAKVSRDRLMRDLDERFPGYGLAGHKGYGTKAHEAAIAALGASPEHRMSYSNVQRAHAHFTARA; translated from the coding sequence ATATCCAGGATGCGGCGGCTTAAACAGCAGCGCACCTTTGAAGTGGCGTTGGCCCGGGCGGGGCTCGGCCCCGTCGCCGGGGTGGATGAGGCCGGCCGCGGTGCGTGCTGCGGCCCCGTCACCGTCGCCGCCTGCATCCTGCCCGAGCGCATCGTGAGCGAATTGGATACCTTAACTGATTCCAAAAAGCTCACGCCCCGCCAGCGCGAAAAGCTCTTCCCCATCATCAAAGACAAGGCTGTAGACTGGTCTGTGGTGCATATTGGTGCGGGGGACATCGACAAGCGCGGCATCCAGCACGCCAATACCTCAGGCATGCGCCGGGCGATAGCGCGCCTGGAACAGCGCCCAGGCTATGTGCTTTCCGATGCCCTCTTTATCCCCGGCCTCACCCAACCCCACCTGCCCATCATCGGTGGGGACGCGGCGGCGCGGTGCATCGCGGCGGCGAGCGTGCTGGCCAAGGTAAGCCGAGATCGCCTCATGCGGGATCTAGACGAGCGCTTTCCAGGTTATGGATTGGCTGGGCATAAGGGCTATGGAACCAAGGCACACGAGGCCGCGATTGCCGCCTTGGGGGCGAGTCCAGAACACCGCATGAGCTACAGCAATGTGCAGCGCGCGCATGCCCACTTCACTGCGCGTGCCTAG
- a CDS encoding DUF2469 domain-containing protein: protein MSAEELENYEAEVELSLYREYRDVVSQFSYVVETERRFYLANAVELIPHTAGPDVYYEVRMSDAWVWDMYRSARFVRYVRVITYKDVNIEELDKPDFIMPD, encoded by the coding sequence GTGAGTGCAGAGGAACTCGAAAACTACGAGGCAGAGGTAGAGCTGTCCCTTTACCGCGAATATCGCGATGTCGTCAGCCAGTTTTCTTATGTCGTAGAAACCGAACGACGATTCTACCTGGCCAATGCCGTAGAACTGATTCCCCATACCGCCGGGCCCGATGTGTACTACGAGGTGCGCATGTCCGATGCCTGGGTATGGGATATGTACCGTTCCGCCCGATTCGTGCGCTACGTCCGCGTCATTACCTACAAGGACGTCAATATCGAGGAACTGGATAAGCCGGATTTCATCATGCCGGACTAG
- a CDS encoding YraN family protein, whose translation MQFASDNHLATKHPRHRQELGKRGESFAARYLRERGSDIIAANVSYRVGEIDLIAREPDGTIVFVEVKTRSTASYGTAEAVTPHKLARMRRAAVQWLDGKPLATVRFDVIALVVKGEGFELEHFTGVDDGSR comes from the coding sequence ATGCAATTTGCATCCGATAATCACCTCGCTACGAAGCACCCTCGGCACAGGCAAGAACTGGGCAAGCGGGGAGAATCATTCGCCGCGCGCTACCTCCGCGAGCGTGGCTCCGATATCATCGCCGCCAACGTCTCCTACCGAGTGGGAGAAATCGACCTTATTGCCCGCGAGCCCGATGGCACGATCGTCTTCGTAGAGGTAAAAACCCGCTCTACCGCGAGCTATGGCACAGCCGAGGCCGTGACTCCACACAAGCTTGCCCGCATGCGCAGGGCCGCCGTCCAGTGGCTAGACGGCAAGCCACTGGCCACCGTGCGCTTCGATGTCATAGCCCTCGTGGTCAAAGGCGAGGGTTTTGAACTAGAGCACTTTACGGGGGTCGACGATGGCTCTCGGTAA
- a CDS encoding YifB family Mg chelatase-like AAA ATPase: MALGKCLAVSLHGVLARVINVEANVGHGLPGIHVVGHADTAISESRDRIKTAAANSRLPWPKTKVIVSMSPASLPKSGSHFDLPMALAILAAHVEQHGADYARSVQSPSQVLKETLVLGELGLDGTVRAVPGIIPALLAAREEGISTLVIPPGNAAEATLVPDMNVLVAATLFDAFAWALGERDLPRAAECCSDQLAPAPTQERLDYCDIAGQHHAKWAAEVAAAGGHHLLMIGPPGSGKSMIASRLPSILPALSPDQMVETTAIHSLTGTPGEVVSHAPFIAPHSSVTRAALLGGGSGHPRPGAVSLAHNGVLFLDEVSEVSAPVLDGMRAPLEEGHVRLARAQQEIDYPARFQLIMAANPCRCAAEDPSKCTCNPHDRLNYLSNLSGPLRDRLDMVVTLSGQSATINAEGEESSAAIAERVAAARDRARVRWAADGIPARVNGAVPSSYLRRHRPASESAMIMLSAYLAEGEISQRGIDRVLRVSWTLADLHGSSTPDLAEVGQALDLRSSQTVGRISA; the protein is encoded by the coding sequence ATGGCTCTCGGTAAATGCTTAGCAGTCTCCCTGCACGGCGTGCTCGCCCGCGTCATCAACGTCGAAGCCAACGTAGGGCACGGCCTGCCCGGAATCCATGTGGTGGGGCATGCGGATACCGCGATATCTGAATCCCGCGACCGCATCAAGACCGCCGCCGCGAATTCCCGCCTGCCATGGCCGAAAACCAAGGTGATCGTGTCCATGTCGCCGGCCTCGCTCCCAAAATCAGGATCCCATTTTGACCTGCCTATGGCGCTTGCGATTCTCGCCGCCCACGTAGAACAGCACGGCGCTGACTACGCGCGTTCCGTGCAGTCACCCAGTCAGGTTCTTAAAGAAACCCTGGTGCTTGGGGAACTAGGCCTGGACGGCACGGTTAGAGCAGTACCCGGTATCATCCCAGCGCTTCTCGCTGCCCGCGAGGAGGGCATTTCTACGCTGGTCATTCCGCCAGGAAATGCTGCCGAGGCTACCCTCGTTCCCGATATGAATGTGCTGGTTGCAGCCACGCTCTTTGATGCCTTTGCGTGGGCGCTAGGAGAGCGCGACCTACCCCGCGCGGCCGAGTGCTGCTCTGACCAACTCGCACCGGCACCCACACAGGAACGGCTCGACTATTGCGATATAGCCGGCCAGCACCATGCAAAGTGGGCTGCAGAAGTCGCCGCCGCCGGTGGGCACCACCTGTTAATGATCGGCCCACCGGGCTCGGGGAAATCCATGATTGCCTCGCGATTGCCCAGCATTCTTCCGGCGCTAAGCCCAGACCAGATGGTAGAAACCACTGCCATCCACTCGCTGACGGGAACTCCCGGTGAAGTGGTGTCCCACGCACCCTTCATCGCCCCGCACTCTTCGGTTACCCGCGCGGCGCTCCTTGGTGGAGGAAGCGGCCATCCTCGCCCAGGCGCGGTGAGCTTGGCCCATAATGGGGTGCTCTTCCTCGATGAGGTCAGCGAGGTAAGCGCCCCAGTGCTCGACGGCATGCGCGCGCCTTTGGAAGAAGGCCATGTCCGCCTGGCACGCGCGCAGCAGGAGATTGACTACCCGGCGCGATTCCAACTGATTATGGCAGCCAACCCCTGTCGGTGCGCCGCCGAAGATCCCTCTAAATGTACGTGCAATCCGCATGACCGGCTTAATTATCTATCGAATCTCTCCGGGCCGTTGCGCGACCGCTTGGACATGGTGGTCACCCTCTCCGGACAGTCAGCCACCATCAATGCGGAGGGCGAAGAATCCTCTGCTGCCATTGCCGAGCGGGTCGCCGCGGCCCGCGACCGTGCCCGGGTGCGCTGGGCGGCCGACGGCATTCCCGCGCGCGTCAACGGCGCCGTGCCCTCGTCATATTTGCGCCGGCACCGCCCGGCTTCCGAGTCCGCCATGATCATGTTGTCTGCCTACCTCGCCGAGGGCGAGATTTCGCAGCGCGGCATCGACCGCGTCCTGCGCGTGTCGTGGACCTTGGCGGATTTGCACGGCAGCTCCACACCCGATCTTGCGGAAGTGGGCCAAGCCCTCGACCTTCGTTCGAGCCAGACGGTAGGGAGGATTTCGGCATGA
- the dprA gene encoding DNA-processing protein DprA, protein MSDLDLSTPLATWVYLNRVVEGPSASLQALLEHHSAEEIAHGIYHRADWIGPLLARTASRFDWVRQKEDLAAAERVGARLITADSPEWPAEAFSSAFGFYQNGADAPATFDEQAVPPHSLWVRGSALKPEVGQAVGIVGTRAISRYGWQATQSVVSGLVNHQWTIVSGGALGVDTVAHETALHNAGRTVAVAACGIDKNYPARNGGLFDQIADNGCIVSEFAPETAPKRHRFLIRNRLVAALSQGIVVMEAAYRSGALNTLNWAEALGRVAMAVPGPITTSGSLGCHQRIQDGRAQLVASADEVRALVGRAGTVDPEAQYEMNFAASLTQRLSRNELRVFDATPPPGSPPATAEDIARDAGFRLPLTVHLLLALEKMCVIVREGNNWVRLEMG, encoded by the coding sequence ATGAGCGATCTTGATTTATCGACTCCACTTGCCACATGGGTATATCTCAATCGCGTGGTGGAAGGCCCGTCCGCCTCCTTGCAGGCCTTGCTGGAACATCATTCGGCCGAAGAGATTGCCCACGGGATTTATCACCGAGCCGATTGGATCGGTCCTCTTTTAGCCCGCACCGCCTCGCGGTTTGATTGGGTGCGGCAAAAAGAAGACCTCGCCGCCGCAGAGCGCGTGGGGGCGCGATTGATCACTGCCGATAGCCCCGAGTGGCCAGCCGAGGCGTTTTCTTCTGCCTTTGGCTTCTACCAGAATGGCGCGGATGCGCCGGCCACATTCGATGAGCAAGCGGTGCCGCCACATAGCTTGTGGGTACGCGGCTCAGCGCTTAAACCCGAGGTAGGGCAGGCCGTTGGAATCGTAGGCACGCGCGCCATTTCGCGCTACGGGTGGCAGGCAACCCAAAGCGTGGTCTCAGGCCTAGTGAATCATCAGTGGACTATCGTCTCCGGCGGGGCTTTGGGGGTAGATACCGTGGCGCATGAGACCGCCTTGCACAATGCGGGGCGCACTGTCGCGGTCGCCGCGTGCGGAATCGATAAGAATTATCCAGCCCGCAACGGTGGACTCTTTGATCAGATAGCCGATAATGGCTGCATCGTCTCCGAATTCGCTCCAGAGACTGCACCCAAGCGGCATCGCTTCCTCATTCGCAACCGCCTTGTTGCTGCGCTAAGCCAAGGAATCGTGGTCATGGAAGCGGCATATCGCTCGGGCGCGCTTAATACCCTCAACTGGGCAGAAGCCTTGGGGCGCGTTGCCATGGCCGTGCCGGGACCAATTACGACGAGCGGTTCGCTCGGGTGCCACCAGCGCATCCAGGATGGACGAGCCCAGTTGGTCGCCAGCGCCGACGAAGTCCGCGCCCTGGTGGGCCGCGCCGGGACGGTTGATCCGGAGGCGCAGTATGAAATGAATTTTGCGGCGTCTTTAACGCAGCGATTATCGCGGAATGAGCTGCGAGTCTTTGATGCGACCCCGCCGCCAGGAAGCCCTCCGGCTACTGCTGAAGATATTGCGCGGGACGCGGGATTCCGCCTGCCCCTCACCGTCCACTTATTGCTTGCCTTAGAGAAAATGTGTGTGATCGTGCGGGAGGGAAATAACTGGGTTCGCTTAGAGATGGGCTGA
- a CDS encoding tyrosine recombinase XerC, whose translation MSDKWKAAVSRGPVGQMDEAIEDFADFQLHVKGRAEATVRGYRADLKNLAQDIDAFADFNLNNLRQWLGNAVAEGKARATLARRTASVKAFSTWAEREGYLSRDVAARLVTPKVGQHLPTVMAPQQAGELVGNAVSVDEAHFQRDSAILELLYATGMRVAELVRLDIEDVDFKRSTARVTGKGNKQRVVPFGAAATDALQQWIDGGRKEMARGDTQAIFVGSRGARIDQRQVRRIVDKAATVTGTSGLTPHGVRHLAATHLLEGGADLRVVQELLGHSSLSTTQIYTHVSAKRLKQVYSQAHPRA comes from the coding sequence ATGAGTGATAAATGGAAGGCCGCAGTAAGTCGTGGCCCGGTCGGGCAGATGGACGAGGCTATCGAGGACTTCGCGGACTTCCAACTCCACGTCAAGGGCCGTGCGGAGGCCACGGTGCGTGGCTACCGCGCGGACTTAAAAAACCTGGCCCAAGACATCGATGCATTTGCGGACTTTAACCTCAATAACCTGCGCCAGTGGCTAGGAAACGCGGTCGCAGAAGGAAAGGCGCGCGCAACGCTGGCGCGCAGGACAGCCTCAGTTAAAGCCTTTTCTACCTGGGCGGAAAGGGAAGGCTACCTAAGCCGCGATGTTGCGGCACGATTGGTAACACCGAAGGTGGGACAGCATCTCCCGACGGTGATGGCCCCGCAACAGGCGGGCGAACTTGTGGGCAACGCCGTTTCTGTCGATGAAGCGCATTTTCAGCGCGATAGCGCGATTTTGGAGTTGCTCTATGCCACCGGAATGCGCGTGGCGGAATTGGTCCGCCTCGATATAGAAGACGTGGACTTTAAGCGGTCCACCGCACGTGTTACTGGTAAGGGAAATAAGCAACGGGTCGTGCCCTTTGGTGCCGCCGCAACCGATGCCCTGCAGCAGTGGATAGACGGCGGGCGTAAAGAAATGGCGCGGGGAGATACCCAGGCCATCTTTGTAGGCAGCAGGGGAGCGCGCATTGACCAGCGCCAGGTGCGGCGCATCGTGGACAAAGCCGCCACGGTCACCGGCACAAGTGGCCTAACCCCGCACGGGGTGCGCCACCTTGCGGCTACACATCTCTTAGAAGGCGGCGCGGACCTGCGCGTGGTCCAAGAGTTACTGGGGCACTCGTCTTTGAGTACCACGCAAATCTATACACATGTCTCCGCAAAGCGGCTAAAGCAGGTTTATTCCCAGGCCCACCCGCGGGCCTGA
- a CDS encoding M23 family metallopeptidase, translating into MHLLPRPRNTAACRCPLIPTLATILTGALVLLCAAPAAAYVDPASGKPRPVRVLRGFDKPEHKWSAGHRGVDMALRIGGRVVAAESGTVAFVGTVAGTPVISIDHADGIRTTYQPVHASVTQGQAVHEGQTIGKLAHPVDGTPGLHWGARIAKDSYIDPLSLLDMPVIRLKPL; encoded by the coding sequence ATGCACTTATTGCCACGACCACGAAATACCGCCGCTTGCCGATGCCCCCTTATCCCCACCCTCGCCACCATCCTCACTGGTGCGCTAGTGCTACTGTGCGCCGCGCCCGCTGCCGCATACGTCGATCCCGCCTCGGGTAAACCGCGCCCGGTGCGAGTGCTGCGCGGCTTTGATAAGCCCGAGCATAAGTGGAGTGCGGGACACCGCGGCGTCGATATGGCCCTAAGAATTGGCGGCCGCGTCGTCGCCGCCGAATCCGGCACCGTCGCTTTTGTCGGCACCGTCGCCGGAACCCCGGTCATCTCGATCGACCATGCAGATGGCATACGCACCACGTATCAACCCGTGCACGCGAGCGTCACCCAAGGCCAAGCGGTGCACGAGGGCCAAACTATAGGCAAGCTCGCCCACCCAGTAGACGGCACACCAGGGCTGCATTGGGGCGCCCGGATTGCCAAGGACAGCTACATTGACCCCTTAAGCCTGCTGGATATGCCGGTTATCCGCCTCAAGCCTTTATAA
- the rpsB gene encoding 30S ribosomal protein S2 — protein sequence MAVVTMRELLDAGVHFGHQTRRWNPKMRRFIFTDRNGIYIIDLQQTLTYIDEAYEFVKETVAHGGTILFVGTKKQAQEAVAEEATRVGMPYVNHRWLGGMLTNFQTVSKRLKRMKELQAMDEREDGYKGRTKKEVLMLNRERAKLERVLGGISEMAKTPSALWIVDTNKEHIAVKEAHKLNIPVVAILDTNCDPDDVDFPIPGNDDAIRSTKLLSGIVASAVEEGKKAREERQLAAAKEAAGDSAEKEQRDAEAAAAASDPASAEKAEEAPADKPAQ from the coding sequence ATGGCAGTTGTAACCATGCGCGAGCTCCTCGACGCTGGTGTGCACTTTGGTCACCAGACCCGTCGCTGGAACCCGAAGATGCGTCGTTTCATCTTCACCGACCGTAACGGCATCTACATCATCGACCTGCAGCAGACGCTGACCTACATCGATGAGGCATACGAGTTCGTTAAGGAAACCGTCGCTCACGGTGGCACCATCCTTTTCGTTGGCACCAAGAAGCAGGCGCAGGAAGCAGTTGCTGAAGAAGCAACCCGCGTCGGCATGCCTTATGTTAACCACCGCTGGTTGGGCGGCATGCTCACCAACTTCCAGACCGTGTCCAAGCGCCTGAAGCGCATGAAGGAGCTTCAGGCAATGGATGAGCGCGAGGACGGCTACAAGGGCCGTACCAAGAAGGAAGTTCTGATGCTCAACCGCGAGCGCGCCAAGCTTGAGCGCGTTCTGGGCGGCATCTCCGAGATGGCCAAGACCCCGTCCGCACTGTGGATTGTTGATACCAACAAGGAGCACATCGCGGTTAAGGAAGCCCACAAGCTGAACATCCCGGTTGTTGCCATCCTGGACACCAACTGCGACCCGGATGACGTTGACTTCCCGATCCCAGGCAACGATGACGCAATCCGTTCCACCAAGCTGCTGTCCGGCATCGTGGCTTCCGCCGTCGAAGAGGGCAAGAAGGCTCGCGAGGAGCGCCAGCTCGCAGCCGCTAAGGAAGCTGCCGGCGATTCCGCAGAGAAGGAACAGCGCGATGCTGAGGCTGCTGCAGCCGCATCCGATCCTGCTTCTGCAGAAAAGGCTGAGGAAGCACCCGCAGACAAGCCTGCACAGTAG